A region from the Hypanus sabinus isolate sHypSab1 chromosome 22, sHypSab1.hap1, whole genome shotgun sequence genome encodes:
- the egr2b gene encoding early growth response protein 2b has product MTAKTVEKIPLPLGNLFHQLPESMFPVEEISSMPTSVTIFPNPEMAQYEQMASDGIINVDMASDKRAIDLPYPNSYHLPSAHRTQTVGYTGKFSIESQCASPNWNPEGIIVSAGVLGIPASSSSSSSSSSSTASPNPLSSPLSCTMAQSQNEMEHMYSPPPPYTCGEIYQDPTPFYSTSTGTLGYPPPPSYPSPKPMVDSTLFPILPDYSSIFQPQHPHRDLHPGTERKPFSCPVEPGRMAPPLTPLSTIRNFTLGNPAGEGSRLPSAYGGQNLPLRPIRLRKYPNRPSKTPVHERPYPCPAEGCDRRFSRSDELTRHIRIHTGHKPFQCRICMRNFSRSDHLTTHIRTHTGEKPFSCDFCGRKFARSDERKRHTKIHLRQKEKKLASERAASSSVGPLCSGSSPLPLCPPRTV; this is encoded by the exons ATGACAGCGAAAACGGTGGAGAAAATCCCGCTGCCGCTCGGAAATCTCTTTCACCAGCTGCCCGAAAGCATGTTCCCCGTGGAGGAGATCAGTTCGATGCCCACGTCCGTCACTATCTTCCCTAACCCTGAAATGGCACAGTATGAGCAGATGGCCTCAG ATGGGATAATCAACGTGGACATGGCCAGCGACAAAAGAGCGATCGATTTACCTTATCCCAACAGCTACCACCTACCCTCTgcacacagaacacagactgtTGGCTACACAGGCAAATTTTCCATCGAGTCTCAGTGCGCCAGTCCCAACTGGAATCCTGAAGGTATCATCGTGAGCGCCGGGGTCCTCGGAATCCCCGCATCGTCCTCCTCTTCATCGTCGTCCTCCTCCTCCACGGCTTCTCCAAACCCGCTCTCCAGTCCCCTCAGCTGCACGATGGCGCAGAGTCAGAACGAGATGGAGCATATGTACTCGCCGCCACCTCCTTACACCTGCGGGGAGATATATCAAGACCCGACTCCTTTCTACAGCACCTCCACTGGCACCCTCGGGTACCCTCCTCCCCCGTCCTACCCTTCTCCAAAACCGATGGTAGACAGCACTTTATTCCCCATCCTGCCGGACTATAGCAGCATCTTCCAGCCCCAGCACCCGCACCGAGACCTGCACCCGGGGACCGAGCGCAAGCCTTTCTCCTGCCCCGTGGAACCCGGCAGAATGGCACCGCCTCTGACTCCGCTTTCCACCATCAGAAACTTCACCCTGGGCAACCCGGCAGGGGAGGGCTCCCGGCTGCCCAGTGCATACGGCGGACAGAACCTACCTCTCCGGCCCATCAGGCTCAGGAAATACCCAAACCGCCCCAGCAAGACCCCGGTGCACGAGAGACCTTACCCGTGTCCGGCCGAGGGCTGCGACCGGAGGTTCTCTCGCTCCGACGAACTCACCCGGCACATTCGGATCCACACGGGGCACAAGCCTTTCCAGTGCCGCATCTGCATGAGGAACTTCAGCCGGAGCGACCACCTCACCACCCACATCCGCACCCACACCGGCGAGAAACCCTTCTCCTGCGACTTCTGCGGCAGGAAGTTCGCCAGGAGCGACGAGAGGAAGAGGCACACCAAGATCCACCTGAGGCAGAAGGAGAAGAAGCTGGCCAGCGAGAGGGCGGCCAGTTCCTCTGTGGGACCTCTCTGCAGCGGCAGCAGTCCCTTGCCTCTCTGTCCGCCCAGAACAGTCTAA